In Rosa chinensis cultivar Old Blush chromosome 1, RchiOBHm-V2, whole genome shotgun sequence, a genomic segment contains:
- the LOC112175832 gene encoding GABA transporter 1: MEPVVVATEEDEANIPKKLDAGALFVLKSRGSWLHCGYHLTTTIVAPALLILPYALSLMGWFAGVICLTVSALVTFYSYNLLSLVLEHHAHLGQRQLRFRDMARDILGPRWGRYFVGPIQFGLCYGAVIACILLGGQSLKYIFLLSSSRPETMKLYQFVIIFGVLMLVLAQIPSFHSLRHLNLVSLVLSLAYSACATAGSIYIGNSMNAPRKDYSLNGSKQNRIFGSFNAISIIATTYGNGIIPEIQATIAPPVKGKMFKGLCVCYAVVLSTFFSVAISGYWAFGNQAKGTILLNFLVDEKPLLPTWVLLMTNVFTFLQVAAVSVVNLQPTNEVLERKFVNAKIDQFSFRNVVPRLVYRSSSVVIATTVAAMFPFFGDINALIGAFGCIPLDFILPVVFYNVVFKPSKYSLLFWGNTIIASIFSALGVLGAISSIRQIILDANTYSLFANV; encoded by the exons ATGGAGCCAGTAGTAGTGGCAACAGAGGAAGATGAAGCCAACATTCCAAAGAAACTTGATGCTGGAGCTCTATTTGTGCTCAAATCCAGAG GGTCATGGTTGCACTGTGGATATCACTTGACAACTACAATTGTAGCTCCTGCACTCTTGATTCTTCCCTATGCACTTTCCCTGATGGGTTGGTTTGCCGGTGTTATATGCCTGACTGTTTCAGCTCTGGTAACTTTCTATTCCTACAACCTTCTGTCCTTGGTTTTAGAGCACCATGCTCACCTTGGTCAGCGCCAGCTTCGCTTCCGCGACATGGCCAGGGATATTTTGG GACCAAGATGGGGAAGATATTTTGTAGGTCCAATTCAATTTGGCCTATGCTATGGGGCAGTTATAGCTTGCATTCTTTTGGGAGGACAGAGCCTTAAG TACATATTTCTGCTCTCTAGTTCAAGGCCGGAGACCATGAAACTCTACCAATTTGTTATTATATTTGGTGTCCTAATGCTAGTGTTGGCACAAATTCCATCATTCCACTCCTTAAGGCATCTCAACCTTGTCTCTCTGGTCCTTTCTCTTGCCTATAGCGCCTGTGCCACAGCCGGTTCCATATACATTG GAAATTCCATGAATGCTCCTAGGAAGGACTATTCCTTAAATGGAAGTAAACAGAATCGCATTTTTGGATCCTTCAATGCTATTTCAATCATTGCTACCACGTACGGAAATGGCATTATTCCTGAAATACAG GCTACTATAGCACCGCCAGTCAAAGGAAAAATGTTCAAGGGATTATGTGTATGTTATGCTGTTGTACTGTCAACATTTTTCAGTGTTGCTATATCGGGATATTGGGCATTTGGTAATCAGGCCAAAGGTACAATTTTACTCAACTTTCTAGTCGATGAGAAGCCTCTGTTGCCGACTTGGGTTCTCTTGATGACTAATGTCTTCACCTTCTTGCAAGTAGCAGCTGTTAGTGTG GTTAACTTACAACCAACAAATGAAGTGCTCGAACGCAAGTTTGTCAATGCCAAGATTGATCAGTTCTCTTTTCGAAATGTAGTGCCAAGATTGGTTTATCGATCATCGTCTGTCGTGATAGCCACAACAGTTGCAGCTATGTTTCCTTTCTTTGGAGACATCAATGCGTTAATAGGAGCATTTGGTTGCATTCCTCTCGACTTCATTTTGCCAGTGGTGTTCTACAATGTTGTATTCAAGCCATCCAAGTACAGCCTTCTTTTCTGGGGAAACACAATAATTGCTTCAATCTTTTCGGCATTAGGAGTGTTGGGGGCAATATCTTCAATCCGTCAAATAATTCTTGATGCCAACACATACAGTTTGTTTGCTAACGTATAA